A genomic segment from Solenopsis invicta isolate M01_SB chromosome 5, UNIL_Sinv_3.0, whole genome shotgun sequence encodes:
- the LOC105206187 gene encoding uncharacterized protein LOC105206187: MCDKNKERYVIIRFTNENSNSSRIFDLVPLSWVHGDEENRYTCLFPGPCDYNHIDSWLLSSKEPEQHWESFTIEVIAKDLKQGKRRLKRALKSDKIKCTDGGCDEDQPIKMSTDALEKSLNAVKPFQHCRICSADEPTEQTVEIKDIPFLEQTAAIDIINLSPISENVFVRKEYIDHKFEQLQEAILSQIKSAKRSIIYDLDKKINKIKHTIVLNSPTGNTAQGGVEKIKSDFEIILPTLEDFLQLENLLISKKF, encoded by the exons atgtgCGATAAAAACAAGGAACGTTACGTAATTATTCGTTTTACGAACGAAAATTCAAATTCTAGTAGAATTTTTGATTTGGTCCCACTCTCGTGGGTGCACGGAGATGAAGAGAACAGATATACCTGCCTATTCCCAGGTCCGTGCGATTACAACCACATAGACAGCTGGTTATTATCTTCGAAAGAGCCCGAGCAACATTGGGAATCTTTTACAATAGAAGTCATTGCaa aagacTTGAAACAAGGGAAAAGGCGGCTCAAGCGAGCCTTGAAGTCCGATAAAATTAAATGCACTGATGGCGGATGTGATGAAGACCAACCTATTAAAATGTCCACAGATGCCCTCGAAAAAAGTTTGAATGCTGTAAAACCCTTCCAACACTGTA ggATATGCTCGGCGGATGAACCAACGGAGCAAACAGTAGAGATAAAGGATATTCCTTTTTTAGAACAAACTGCCGCGATAGATATAATAAATCTATCACCAA tttcagAGAATGTTTTCGTTCGGAAGGAATACATAGATCACAAGTTTGAACAACTGCAAGAAGCAATATTAAGTCAAATAAAGTCTGCCAAAAGAAGCATCATATACGACttggacaaaaaaattaacaaaattaaacatacAATTGTATTAAACAGTCCAACAGGAAATACGGCACAAGGTGGTGTAGAGAAAATCAAAAGCGACTTCGAAATAATTTTGCCCACATTGGAGGATTTTTTgcaacttgaaaatttattaatttcgaaaaaattctGA
- the LOC120357752 gene encoding uncharacterized protein LOC120357752 has translation MADKIKLLIQKRTSLKSQITILMNALDKGGVDNSSLKLRMNRLSELYRAFEDYNDELAVLDPSDAHQNEFLGLQERYYAIASRVEDILYSSNTLVTEASGSSGATRSDSVASTTVIKKRCIKLPDASLPTFDGKYENWLSFKNTFSNMIGSQADLSDVDKLHYLKSALTGEASSKIRIFTIDGINYTKA, from the coding sequence ATGgccgataaaataaaattacttattcaAAAGCGAACTTCATTGAAGTCACAAATTACAATCTTAATGAATGCACTCGATAAGGGCGGAGTGGACAATTCCTCATTGAAATTACGGATGAATCGTTTATCAGAATTATATCGAGCGTTCGAAGATTACAACGATGAACTCGCGGTATTAGATCCGAGTGACGCGcatcaaaatgaatttttagGCTTGCAAGAACGATATTATGCGATCGCGAGTAGGGtagaagatattttatattcgtCGAACACTTTGGTAACCGAAGCGAGCGGATCGTCCGGCGCGACTCGAAGCGATAGTGTAGCGTCAACAACCGTCATTAAAAAACGATGTATTAAGCTTCCCGACGCCTCCTTGCCAACGTTCGACGGCAAATATGAAAATTGGCTATCGTTTAAAAATACCTTTAGTAACATGATAGGTTCACAAGCAGATTTATCAGATGTGGACAAACTACATTATCTAAAGTCAGCTCTAACCGGCGAGGCATCTAGCAAAATACGAATATTCACGATAGATGGAATTAACTATACAAAGGCATAG
- the LOC105203973 gene encoding uncharacterized protein LOC105203973 yields the protein MTSALVYVQNHNGGLIKCRALLDTCASTNFISESIVKRLNIPVYTQPLLIGAINGISTESKGLVHISIKSIHDDFTKNLTCLIIPTITDSVPSEVFPRNTIRIPGNVSRYRKNVQVQVHNDDRRYQRIIWRRDGEIKTFQLNTLTFGVASSPFLAIRTIQKLAEDEQHLYPRAAEVLKSHLYVDDLLTGAETIDDARILRDEVITLLARGGFNIRQWASNDKRVINDLTPNALHANLALNADHALKTLGITWNIQNDEIRYLTKPIGNATKITKRNILSESAKIFDPLGLLGPVILYIKKIMQDVWRCGLHWDESVPQTIHSDWLEFTRQWETMGQISFPRKLLTDDCQDVQLHGFCDASNTGYGACIYIRSLGKDGNVVVRLLCAKSRVAPLKTITIPRLELCGALVLAQLYRETKDTLRVTINRTVFWSDSTIVLHWLNTTPHLLKTYIANRVATIQEITGSHEWRHVRTADNPADAISRGQLPFNFLRNRAWSTGPTWLIRSESEWPNEFEQLAEIPELKKNICLLSVHTDLDIFGKYSSYSKLLRVIAYCLRFRPNNKYSGTLCAEEINIAETKILKLLQAHQFADTIQELSNNSIYKGKFANLSPFIDENGLVRVGGRLHKSDLTFSQRHPILLPNRHCLTDNIIRELHKKHYHAGIQTTLYILRQRFWVSDGRNQAVHLEVVSELTSDGFIAALRRFIARRGLPQHIYSDNGTNFVGANNQLKEIYALLNSEEHKTRVSEFALEQRITWHFIPPLAPHFGGLWESTVKSFKHHVKRVIGKTLFTFEELCTFTTEIEGILNSRPIATISSDPNDLLVLSPAHYLIGKPVTSLPENDLLSVPDNRLSVWQHIAKMRQDFWARWSLEYLNELQVRGKWKTDGPKLTIGAVVLIKEKNLPCTRWMLGKVTSIHPGEDGITRAATIKTTTGEIKRSAKSLCILPIE from the exons ATGACAAGCGCGCTAGTATACGTTCAGAACCATAACGGCGGACTAATTAAATGCCGCGCATTACTAGATACTTGTGCTTCGACGAATTTCATCTCAGAATCAATAGTAAAACGTTTAAACATACCCGTATACACGCAACCGTTATTGATTGGTGCAATTAACGGCATAAGTACCGAATCGAAAGGTCTGGTGCATATCAGTATAAAATCTATTCACGATGACTTCACAAAGAATTTGACGTGCTTGATAATACCGACTATTACCGACTCGGTACCCTCCGAAGTTTTCCCGCGCAACACAATCAGAATACCGGGAAACGTTAG CCGATATCGAAAAAATGTGCAAGTGCAAGTACACAATGACGACCGACGTTACCAGCGTATTATATGGCGTAGGGATGGAGAGATAAAAACGTTTCAGTTAAATACACTTACATTCGGTGTTGCGTCTTCTCCGTTCCTCGCAATTCGGACTATACAGAAACTCGCGGAAGATGAACAACATTTATATCCGCGAGCGGCCGAGGTACTCAAATCGCATCTTTACGTCGATGATTTACTGACCGGCGCTGAAACGATAGATGACGCTCGAATATTAAGAGACGAAGTGATAACATTGCTAGCTCGCGGTGGGTTTAATATTCGACAGTGGGCTTCAAATGACAAACGCgtaattaatgatttaacacCCAACGCGTTACATGCGAACCTTGCGTTGAACGCAGATCACGCGTTAAAAACGTTAGGCATAACATGGAATATACAAAACGATGAAATACGCTATTTGACCAAACCGATTGGAAATGCAACAAAAATAACCAAAAGAAACATACTATCAGAAAGTGCAAAAATTTTCGATCCATTAGGCTTGTTAGGCCCTGTCATCTTAtatatcaagaaaataatgCAGGACGTCTGGCGGTGCGGATTACATTGGGACGAGTCCGTCCCGCAAACCATACATTCTGATTGGTTGGAATTCACGAGACAATGGGAAACGATGGGTCAAATTTCTTTCCCGCGTAAATTATTAACCGACGATTGTCAAGACGTTCAATTGCACGGGTTTTGCGACGCTAGTAATACAGGTTATGgggcatgtatatatatacggtCGTTGGGAAAAGACGGAAATGTAGTAGTCAGACTATTATGCGCTAAATCGCGCGTTGCGCCATTAAAGACAATCACCATACCGCGTCTAGAACTTTGCGGCGCTTTAGTATTAGCTCAGTTATATCGGGAAACTAAAGATACGTTAAGGGTTACCATTAATAGAACCGTTTTTTGGAGTGACTCCACTATTGTGTTACATTGGCTTAACACAACTccacatttattaaaaacttacaTAGCTAATCGCGTAGCAACAATTCAAGAAATTACCGGCTCGCATGAATGGCGACACGTCAGAACCGCAGACAATCCCGCGGATGCAATTTCAAGAGGTCAGTTGCCTTTCAATTTTTTACGAAATCGCGCATGGTCTACGGGACCTACATGGTTGATTAGAAGCGAATCGGAATGGCCAAATGAATTCGAACAACTAGCGGAAATACccgaattaaaaaagaatatttgtttACTGTCCGTGCATACTGACCTCGATATTTTCGGCAAATATTCATCGTACTCAAAATTACTCAGAGTCATTGCATATTGCCTTAGGTTCCgacctaataataaatatagcggTACTTTGTGCGCGGAAGAAATTAACATCGCCGAAACAAAAATACTGAAATTGCTTCAAGCTCATCAATTCGCTGACACGATCCAAGAATTAAGTAATAACTCGATATACAAAGGAAAATTTGCTAATTTAAGTCCATTTATTGATGAGAATGGCTTGGTTCGAGTTGGCGGACGACTTCACAAATCAGATCTTACATTTTCACAGAGGCATCCAATTCTACTTCCAAACAGACATTGCTTAACAGACAATATCATTCGCGAACTTCACAAGAAACACTACCACGCGGGCATTCAAACCACATTGTACATTTTGCGTCAAAGGTTTTGGGTCTCAGATGGCCGAAATCAA GCGGTACATCTGGAAGTGGTAAGCGAATTGACTTCCGACGGGTTTATCGCAGCATTACGTAGATTCATCGCGAGACGCGGTCTGCCTCAGCACATTTATTCGGATAACGGCACTAATTTTGTAGGTGCAAACaatcaattaaaagaaatatatgccTTACTAAATTCCGAAGAACATAAGACTCGCGTGAGTGAATTCGCACTCGAACAACGAATCACATGGCATTTTATACCGCCATTAGCACCCCACTTTGGCGGGCTGTGGGAGTCCACCGTGAAATCGTTTAAACATCACGTTAAACGCGTAATAGGcaaaactttatttacatttgagGAATTGTGCACTTTTACGACCGAAATCGAGGGGATCTTAAATTCTAGGCCAATCGCGACAATTTCGTCAGACCCAAACGACTTACTAGTGTTGTCCCCCGCCCACTATTTAATCGGGAAGCCAGTCACCTCTCTGCCGGAAAACGATCTATTGAGTGTTCCAGACAACCGTTTATCCGTTTGGCAACACATTGCTAAGATGCGACAGGACTTTTGGGCACGATGGAGTTTGGAGTACTTGAACGAACTCCAAGTCCGTGGCAAATGGAAAACGGACGGACCCAAGCTTACCATCGGAGCCGTTGTACTCATCAAAGAGAAAAACCTACCATGTACTCGTTGGATGTTAGGCAAGGTGACAAGCATACATCCCGGCGAAGATGGCATCACGCGAGCTGCGACCATTAAAACAACTACTGGAGAAATAAAGAGATCCGCGAAATCTCTCTGCATACTGCCGATAGAATGA